The Canis lupus baileyi chromosome 11, mCanLup2.hap1, whole genome shotgun sequence genome includes a window with the following:
- the MPST gene encoding 3-mercaptopyruvate sulfurtransferase isoform X1: MTDPGSPEPESRACSPRDAAATMAPQQLFRALVSAQWVAEALRAPRAGQPLQLLDASWYLPKLGRDARREFEERHIPGAAFFDIDQCSDRTSPYDHMLPSAEHFAEYAGRLGVGAATHVVVYDASDQGLYAAPRVWWMFRAFGHRTVSLLDGGLRHWLRLGLPLSSGKSRPAPAADFRAALDPAFVKTYEDLKENLESRRFQVVDARAAGRFRGTEPEPRDGIEPGHIPGTVNIPFTDFLTSEGLEKSPEEINRLFQDKKVDLSQPLVATCGSGVTACHVALGAYLCGKPDVPIYDGSWVEWYMRAQPEEVISEGRGKTH; this comes from the exons gcctgcagccccagggacGCCGCCGCCACCATGGCCCCACAGCAGCTCTTCCGCGCGCTCGTGTCGGCGCAGTGGGTGGCTGAGGCGCTGCGGGCTCCGCGCGCGGGGCAGCCCCTGCAGCTGCTCGACGCCTCCTGGTACCTGCCGAAGCTGGGCCGCGACGCGCGCCGCGAGTTCGAGGAGCGCCACATCCCCGGCGCCGCCTTCTTTGACATCGACCAGTGCAGCGACCGCACGTCGCCCTACGACCACATGCTGCCCAGCGCCGAGCACTTCGCGGAGTACGCGGGCCGCCTGGGCGTGGGCGCCGCCACCCACGTCGTGGTCTACGACGCCAGCGACCAGGGCCTGTACGCCGCGCCGCGCGTCTGGTGGATGTTCCGCGCCTTCGGCCACCGCACCGTGTCGCTGCTGGACGGCGGCCTCCGCCACTGGCTGCGCCTGGGCCTCCCGCTGAGCTCGGGCAAaagccgccccgcgcccgccgccgacTTCCGCGCCGCGCTCGACCCCGCCTTCGTCAAGACCTACGAGGACCTCAAGGAGAACCTGGAATCCCGGCGCTTCCAGGTGGTGGACGCCCGCGCCGCCGGCCGGTTCCGGGGCACCGAGCCCGAGCCCCGAGACG GCATCGAACCTGGCCACATCCCCGGCACTGTGAACATCCCCTTCACAGACTTCCTGACCAGCGAGGGTCTGGAGAAGAGCCCCGAGGAGATCAACCGTCTGTTCCAGGACAAGAAGGTGGACTTGTCCCAGCCCCTGGTGGCCACATGTGGCTCCGGCGTCACAGCCTGCCACGTGGCACTGGGAGCTTACCTCTGCGGCAAGCCCGATGTGCCCATCTACGACGGCTCCTGGGTGGAGTGGTACATGCGCGCCCAGCCGGAGGAAGTCATCTCCGAGGGCCGGGGGAAGACCCACTGA
- the MPST gene encoding 3-mercaptopyruvate sulfurtransferase isoform X2 yields MAPQQLFRALVSAQWVAEALRAPRAGQPLQLLDASWYLPKLGRDARREFEERHIPGAAFFDIDQCSDRTSPYDHMLPSAEHFAEYAGRLGVGAATHVVVYDASDQGLYAAPRVWWMFRAFGHRTVSLLDGGLRHWLRLGLPLSSGKSRPAPAADFRAALDPAFVKTYEDLKENLESRRFQVVDARAAGRFRGTEPEPRDGIEPGHIPGTVNIPFTDFLTSEGLEKSPEEINRLFQDKKVDLSQPLVATCGSGVTACHVALGAYLCGKPDVPIYDGSWVEWYMRAQPEEVISEGRGKTH; encoded by the exons ATGGCCCCACAGCAGCTCTTCCGCGCGCTCGTGTCGGCGCAGTGGGTGGCTGAGGCGCTGCGGGCTCCGCGCGCGGGGCAGCCCCTGCAGCTGCTCGACGCCTCCTGGTACCTGCCGAAGCTGGGCCGCGACGCGCGCCGCGAGTTCGAGGAGCGCCACATCCCCGGCGCCGCCTTCTTTGACATCGACCAGTGCAGCGACCGCACGTCGCCCTACGACCACATGCTGCCCAGCGCCGAGCACTTCGCGGAGTACGCGGGCCGCCTGGGCGTGGGCGCCGCCACCCACGTCGTGGTCTACGACGCCAGCGACCAGGGCCTGTACGCCGCGCCGCGCGTCTGGTGGATGTTCCGCGCCTTCGGCCACCGCACCGTGTCGCTGCTGGACGGCGGCCTCCGCCACTGGCTGCGCCTGGGCCTCCCGCTGAGCTCGGGCAAaagccgccccgcgcccgccgccgacTTCCGCGCCGCGCTCGACCCCGCCTTCGTCAAGACCTACGAGGACCTCAAGGAGAACCTGGAATCCCGGCGCTTCCAGGTGGTGGACGCCCGCGCCGCCGGCCGGTTCCGGGGCACCGAGCCCGAGCCCCGAGACG GCATCGAACCTGGCCACATCCCCGGCACTGTGAACATCCCCTTCACAGACTTCCTGACCAGCGAGGGTCTGGAGAAGAGCCCCGAGGAGATCAACCGTCTGTTCCAGGACAAGAAGGTGGACTTGTCCCAGCCCCTGGTGGCCACATGTGGCTCCGGCGTCACAGCCTGCCACGTGGCACTGGGAGCTTACCTCTGCGGCAAGCCCGATGTGCCCATCTACGACGGCTCCTGGGTGGAGTGGTACATGCGCGCCCAGCCGGAGGAAGTCATCTCCGAGGGCCGGGGGAAGACCCACTGA